A portion of the Micromonospora tarapacensis genome contains these proteins:
- a CDS encoding SDR family NAD(P)-dependent oxidoreductase encodes MLAASIGVAGRDDILLTGRLAITSQPWLADHRIGETVVVPATALLEAALHAGEVVGKPAVEELVLQAPLTLTGNAPVDLQLVVAPTNAEDDRRTLTIHSRVPGRAWTCHAIGTLAPADGPEPEPVVERPADAVPVPVEGFYDRRTEVTYGPLFQGLSAAWRAGRDLYAEVTLPTGGNPDGYGIHPALLDAALHALMLTDAEPAGDLLLPFSFAGVRLGAVGATTLRVRLSQHGESGLRLDATDPEGQLVISVGALTTRPVDVRALTATADRTAADPADALRRPTWNPVGLDGVRLATGCAVIAASSSPVVAGLRGAGVTVDTYPDPAALVATEPVPPLVVMPVEAASDVLDPREVHRTAADLLGVVQTWLTEPRLAAARLVVVTRNAETEPAGAAVWGLLRTAMAEAPGRFTLVDVDDLETAWPVLARLLGAAPQMLHDAQFAIAGGTPHNPGLAPADLIVPRPAGTWRLAVGGTGGSIERLGAAAGNGDRPLRCGEVRVAVHAAGVNFRDVLMVLSMYPGTISLGAEGAGVVVEVAPDVDRFRPGDRVLGLLVNGFSPLTVVDHRMLAPMPDDWSFETAASVPVAFLTAYYGLTDLAGLRAEESVLVHAAAGGVGMAATQLAGRLGADVYGTASEHKWPAVAEAIPADRIASSRDTGFAARFLDATGGAGVDVVLNALAGEYIDASLSLLPRGGRFIEMGKTDVRDAEAVARTYPGVTYQAFDLMEAGLDRIQEMLGEIMAMFAKGVLRPLPVRSWDVRRAREAMRFMREARHVGKVVLTMPPRWASGTVVVTGASGTLGGLVSRHLADAGGARHLLLLSRQGGSAPTAAALAEDLAALGCASTFVACDVADRTALAQALDNVRPPITAVVHAAGVLDDGVLTTQNPDRLATVLRPKVDAAVHLHELTLGTELAAFVVFSSVAGVLGNAGQAGYAAANAALDALVAQRHRLGLTGTSLAWGQWAETSTMTAGLAARDGTRPGTAALTTPEALALFDAAVGTGTPLLVPARLPGKARRRAAGTTAGPEQLAQTLARLNPKQRRQHLATLVLGHTAAVLGHTDPSAVDPGRPFTELGFDSLSAVELRNRIGPVTGLHLPATLIFDHPSPAAVTEHLYQHLVPDEAAVTETEPDDAALRQALAAIPVARLRAAGLLDALQRLIDQPDAPAPAPAGGSDGDIRAMDVDDLVRMALGTPDRDHDTEGSTL; translated from the coding sequence ATCCTCGCGGCGTCAATCGGCGTCGCCGGGCGCGACGACATCCTGCTCACCGGAAGACTCGCCATCACCAGCCAACCGTGGCTCGCCGACCACCGCATCGGAGAGACGGTCGTGGTCCCCGCTACCGCTCTGCTCGAGGCCGCCCTGCACGCCGGAGAGGTGGTCGGCAAGCCAGCCGTCGAGGAACTGGTCCTGCAGGCCCCGCTGACCCTCACCGGGAACGCACCGGTCGACCTGCAACTCGTCGTGGCGCCCACGAACGCCGAGGACGACCGACGGACGTTAACCATCCACTCCCGGGTGCCCGGCCGCGCCTGGACCTGCCACGCCATTGGCACCCTGGCGCCCGCCGACGGCCCGGAACCCGAGCCGGTCGTGGAGCGCCCGGCCGACGCGGTCCCCGTACCGGTCGAGGGCTTCTACGACCGGCGCACGGAGGTCACCTATGGTCCCCTGTTCCAAGGCCTCAGCGCGGCCTGGCGCGCCGGCCGGGACCTGTACGCCGAGGTCACCCTCCCCACCGGCGGAAACCCGGACGGGTACGGCATCCACCCGGCCCTCCTCGACGCCGCGCTGCACGCGCTCATGCTGACCGACGCCGAGCCGGCCGGTGACCTGCTACTGCCGTTCAGCTTCGCCGGCGTCCGGCTCGGTGCGGTCGGCGCGACCACCCTGCGGGTCCGCCTGAGCCAACACGGCGAGTCCGGCCTCCGCCTGGACGCCACCGATCCGGAGGGCCAACTCGTCATCAGTGTCGGGGCGCTCACCACCCGCCCGGTGGATGTCCGCGCGCTCACCGCGACCGCCGACCGTACCGCTGCGGACCCGGCCGACGCACTGCGCCGCCCGACATGGAATCCCGTCGGACTGGACGGTGTTCGTCTCGCCACCGGCTGCGCGGTCATTGCCGCGTCGTCGTCCCCGGTCGTCGCCGGCCTGCGGGGAGCCGGGGTCACCGTCGACACGTACCCGGACCCTGCCGCGCTGGTGGCCACCGAGCCCGTACCTCCGCTCGTGGTGATGCCCGTCGAAGCCGCCAGCGACGTGCTCGACCCCCGCGAGGTTCACCGAACGGCTGCTGACCTGCTCGGCGTCGTACAGACCTGGCTCACCGAACCCAGGCTCGCCGCCGCCCGCCTGGTCGTGGTCACCCGGAACGCGGAGACGGAGCCGGCCGGCGCCGCCGTGTGGGGGCTGTTGCGGACCGCGATGGCGGAGGCCCCGGGACGGTTCACCCTGGTGGACGTCGACGACCTCGAGACCGCCTGGCCGGTCCTGGCCAGGTTGCTCGGGGCCGCCCCGCAGATGCTGCACGACGCACAGTTCGCGATCGCCGGCGGTACCCCGCACAACCCGGGTCTCGCACCCGCCGACCTCATCGTGCCGCGACCGGCCGGCACGTGGCGCCTGGCCGTCGGCGGTACGGGCGGGTCCATCGAGAGGCTCGGTGCCGCCGCCGGCAACGGCGATCGGCCGCTGCGGTGTGGTGAGGTCCGCGTCGCGGTCCACGCTGCCGGGGTCAACTTCCGGGACGTCCTCATGGTCCTCAGCATGTACCCGGGAACGATCTCCCTCGGTGCGGAAGGCGCTGGCGTCGTCGTCGAGGTCGCCCCGGACGTCGACCGGTTCCGACCCGGCGACCGAGTACTCGGCCTGCTCGTCAACGGATTCTCCCCCCTGACCGTCGTCGACCACCGGATGCTCGCCCCGATGCCCGACGACTGGTCGTTCGAGACCGCCGCATCTGTGCCGGTGGCGTTCCTGACGGCCTACTACGGCCTGACCGACCTCGCCGGGCTCCGTGCCGAGGAGTCCGTGCTCGTACACGCCGCCGCCGGCGGGGTCGGCATGGCCGCCACTCAGCTCGCCGGTCGGCTCGGCGCCGACGTCTACGGCACGGCCAGCGAACACAAGTGGCCCGCCGTCGCCGAGGCGATTCCGGCCGACCGGATCGCGTCGTCGCGCGACACCGGCTTCGCGGCGCGGTTCCTCGACGCGACCGGCGGCGCTGGTGTCGACGTCGTCCTCAACGCCCTCGCCGGCGAGTACATCGACGCGTCGCTGTCGCTGCTGCCACGCGGCGGCAGGTTCATCGAGATGGGCAAGACCGACGTGCGCGATGCCGAAGCCGTCGCGCGCACCTACCCGGGAGTGACGTATCAGGCGTTCGACCTGATGGAGGCGGGCCTGGACCGTATCCAGGAGATGTTGGGCGAGATCATGGCGATGTTCGCGAAGGGAGTCCTACGGCCCCTCCCGGTGCGTAGCTGGGACGTACGACGGGCCCGCGAAGCGATGCGGTTCATGCGCGAGGCACGGCACGTCGGCAAGGTGGTCCTGACCATGCCGCCGCGGTGGGCGAGCGGAACGGTCGTGGTGACCGGCGCTTCCGGGACGCTCGGTGGCCTGGTCTCCCGGCACCTCGCGGACGCCGGCGGCGCGCGGCACCTGCTGCTACTGTCCCGGCAGGGCGGCAGCGCACCAACCGCCGCCGCGCTCGCCGAAGACCTCGCGGCCTTGGGCTGTGCGTCGACGTTCGTCGCCTGCGACGTCGCCGATCGGACGGCGCTCGCCCAGGCCCTCGACAACGTGCGACCGCCCATCACGGCGGTCGTGCACGCGGCCGGCGTCCTCGACGACGGTGTGCTCACCACGCAGAACCCGGACCGGTTGGCTACCGTGCTGCGGCCCAAGGTGGACGCCGCGGTGCATCTGCACGAGCTGACCCTCGGCACGGAACTCGCGGCATTCGTCGTGTTCTCGTCCGTCGCCGGAGTCCTCGGGAATGCCGGCCAAGCCGGCTACGCCGCCGCGAACGCCGCCCTGGACGCCCTCGTGGCGCAACGGCATCGGCTCGGGCTGACCGGCACGTCACTTGCCTGGGGTCAGTGGGCAGAGACGTCGACGATGACAGCCGGACTCGCCGCGCGCGACGGCACCCGCCCCGGCACGGCCGCGTTGACCACACCCGAAGCCCTGGCGCTGTTCGACGCCGCGGTGGGCACCGGCACCCCACTCCTCGTCCCGGCCCGACTACCCGGCAAGGCACGCCGTCGCGCGGCCGGGACGACCGCGGGCCCGGAGCAGCTGGCGCAGACCCTGGCCCGCCTGAATCCGAAGCAGCGGCGGCAGCACCTGGCCACGCTCGTGCTCGGCCACACCGCCGCGGTGCTCGGCCACACCGACCCGTCCGCGGTGGACCCCGGCCGGCCGTTCACGGAGCTGGGTTTCGACTCCCTGTCCGCGGTCGAACTGCGCAACCGGATCGGCCCGGTCACCGGACTGCACCTGCCCGCCACGCTCATCTTCGACCACCCCAGCCCGGCGGCCGTCACCGAGCACCTGTACCAGCACCTGGTCCCGGACGAAGCTGCCGTTACCGAAACCGAACCGGACGATGCCGCACTGCGGCAGGCCCTGGCGGCCATTCCGGTTGCCCGACTGCGCGCAGCGGGGCTGCTCGACGCGCTGCAGCGGCTGATCGACCAGCCGGACGCTCCGGCACCGGCGCCGGCCGGCGGATCCGACGGCGACATCCGGGCGATGGACGTCGATGACCTGGTGCGGATGGCCCTCGGCACCCCGGACCGTGATCACGACACGGAGGGAAGCACCCTGTGA